TATAAGAACATAAACGTTAAATGATTGAAAGTTTTAGTACTATTTTGAAAGTGGGAAACGACGGGCATTGGTAGCAAGGCGGCAAGGCGATGTTTAATAAAACAACAAGAGACTGGAATTTGTTCAAggaattgtttatttgtttttgtctcaCAAAATGATACACGATAGAactaaacatatgtatgtatttatattggtagttgtatatgtataaatgtaGCAGCAAGTCAGCAAATCACAATCTGTTCATTCCGTAATACATGGTAAAAAAcgggaaaaaaaaagaaggaagtGACTTCAGAATAACCCAGTATTCTTGGACATTGGAGCACTCCTTCATCGCTCCATCAAGAGGATGGATAAATCACCGATTTGTGTTAAGTTTTGAAACAAATTTGATCTTATGGATCGATGCGGATCGGAAGCCAAGTCCAATCGTATTTGGGTGCCTTCCGCTGGGTGTGTGATGTGGTGATGGCACAAGGCACAAAGTCAGccttttgtttaaaaatagtGTTTACATGGTGTATAAGTAAGTAGGTGGTTCTAAGTGCGTGCTGCCTAAGACACGAATTTGTTTCTTTCACTGATTCCGTACCGAAACCGAGTCCGAAACCCAACCGAACCGTACCGGACCGTACCGAAACCAGTTAGATGGTGGTGTACTTGTTGTGGGTTGTGTAAAGTAGTTTGCTTTGCAGTAGTTTGCTTTGGTAGTAGTACGGATAGTAGTGTAGTAGTAGgactttcaattaaaattgggTTACTTTTGCGACACTGCAATACAGAGAGAAACAAACAATAACATTCAGTTTAATTCGTATCCAAGTCGAGCAACCACTTGCTACAAACGATCTCGAGCTACAAAGGATGTTGGCCCCGACTGGGGAGAgggattgggtttgggtttgggtttgacattgatattgatattttttgaaGACTGTTTGTACATTTACCCCGAATATAATGCTATTCACCCACCAAATATGATTTTAAACTAGAAATATCTATCTGTCTCTATCAGTCTCTAACAGGATTGCAGTTCCCAGGAGAGTAGGTGGATTGTGGTATGTCTGATTAATACATAATTGGGTTTGGGGCTTACCAATGTTCTCATTTAGCAGGGGATCGAATGCCTCCAGTACACTCACACGAGAGCTGCAGGagcacaagagagagagagagagattatGATGTTAGAAAAACCGAAGCAAGGGGGAAAACTGTGTTTAGACGATAGTGATACATACTAGTCCTCTTGGTTGAGGTCTATCAAATCGTTACCAGTGCGTTTGGGAGGCTGCTGTTGGCCGTTGGAATtggtgctggcgctggtgTTTAAAGGCACTGGCCGTCGGGGCTTAATGTTCACGCCATTGGCTTCGGGATTGGAGACAGGATTACTGGACGGGTGGTGGCTGCTAAGGCTGCTAAGGCTGCTCGCTGGCACGGCGGCTGGCGTGCTCTGTGGCCGCCCCAGATCCATGTGGGTGCTCGCTCCCTGGTAGACAGGCCCAAACCCGAATCCATGGGACTGTGGGTACTGCGGCGGCATAAAGGCAGCCGAGCCAGGCACAATGGGAGCCGTGTACGGTGCCACAACCGCTCCGGGATAATAGAGGTAGGCGGTGGGCACCGCCTGCACCGGCTGCACGGCCATTTGGTTGGGCATGCTGTAAAGCCTCTGCAGCTCCTCGTTGCTTAGCGGCCGCTGTTGTGCATGAGCCGCGTTCTGGTAGGGCACCAGTTGCATGCCGCCAGCTGTTCCCACGATTCCATACGGCGGCGGCTGAGGCTGAGCCTggtgctgcggctgtggctggtgGTAGCCGTATTGCGCGGGCACCGAAGCAGTCGCCGCTGCCACTGGCCCCATCGGCACCAGCGCCTGCGAGTGCGAACTGGGTGGCTGCATCCGCTGCAGGTCCTCGATCAGCCTGTCGAAGGTGGTACCGCTCTCAGGCTGCTTGCTGGTGGGACTGGCGAAGCAGATGAGGTCGTTCTCGGATACCTGCGCCGGTGGAGTGCGTGAACGTTCCACATTGCTGGCCGCGGCTGCCGTCGTATGCACCTCCGAGTGTCGGCGATGGGTGACGCTCTGACTACGTTGCTGGGCATAGTAGTCCCGCCCAGAGGCGCCGCTGGGCACCCCCGAGTGGTAGCCAGTGCCGTACTTCTTATGCCGCCGGTAGTCGTCGAGGGCCTGCTGCTCCAAGCTCAGAGCTGTCGCTTTGGCCAAGTCATCCTGAAATTGCCTGTCGTAGTCGGTTTGGCCCTGGTTTGACATATTCtccccacagcagcagcgtcagtCCAGTGATGTTGTCGTTCTCGTTGAATTCTGGAAAAACAACTGAATGAAAACTGCTtggaatttgttttttctttcaatttcaaCTTGTTTTGTCCAAATTCTATGTgtactctcactctctccttTGCCGAACTTTAGCTCCGACTGTCGTGTGCTTTGTTTCTCTTATCTGCCATTCGCGTTCGTCGCGATAACGGAATCGGATGATAAAAGTGATTATGCCCTGTAAAGGAACCAGTGACACCGGTGGGTGCAATGCGTGCGTGTCGCTGAACAGAGGCCAGGGGTGGGAAACAGGTGTACCTTCTGGCCCCTAATGACAGGTGTCTATCGGGTATTGATAGACACTGAAACTGCCATCAAAACTACAAAACTACAGAGCAGAGAATAGGGAATGGTAGCACCCCCCTCGAAGCACTCGAAGAAAGAGTACGTCATTTAACAAATTGATTGCAGGTTTTTGGGAAATTAGAAAGAACTGATTAAAAGCATTCACCACTCCGTTCTTGGATTTGAGGAACAGTTGTTCGAAGACTAGACGAGGACTAGATATATAgccatgtacatatatttttaatagtgTTTGTAGCAAACTTTTGGTTCCAAGTGATAGCAGAACAATTTGATATACGAAAGAAATGAGCATTGCATGAACGTACTGTGTGTATAATTGTGAATGTGATAACCGAGCAGAAACTTCGTATTGTAGTACTGcggctatatatatatatatgtatatatatatagagcaaATGTGAACATGAGCACATCAGAGGGAAGTACTGCAATCGTATTCCATGACCACAATCATAAATTGTGTGAATGAATGCTGCGAGTGTGGCTTCCCTCATTCACACAATACTCGCACAGCGGATGGAAAAAGTATTCTCACAATGAAGGGAACAAATTTCTTGCTATTTGTCGAACAAATGTTTTCAGTTTTATCAGCGGCATTTAAAAGCATTTCTGGAGTCCACTTTAAGCCAGTTTTGTTCTTCAAGTATTCCGATCGGCCAGTGTACTATTTTGACCCACTGTACGGGAGACGGGGGAACAGCTGTTCAGCATAAACACAGATGCTGAACGTACTCACAcgcgcccacacacacacatgtaccgTTGAATGCGAAACGCAAAGGAGCAGAAGATAAGAGAAAACAGCAACCGGCAAGAGacgcaaaaagaaagaaaacctTCAGCTACggcggcggcaggcggcaaagGTTAAGGTAAATCAATAagagcgcacacacacgcaaaatAGCAACCAAATGAATTGATTCCAAATAAATTGGGCCGCTTTTTGTTGAAGAGCGGCAAAATGTAGAGCAATAGTTTTGCAAATTTCAAAACTAGTAgacccacacagacacacacacacacgacaatGAGCATAACGAAGGGAGCAAAAGAGATGGAGGAAGAACGAACACGATAATGGAGTGCCATtaatatgcatatacataagggatacatatgtaggtattaACGTTTGCACACACCTTTATTTGGCACTCTTCGTTCTTCTTCATTTATTCTTATTCGCTTGCTCGACGGACGCCACTTACTTGCTTTCTTAGGTGTCACCTCCACCGATGTTTTCGGGTGTTGTTTCAGTTATTCCGCACAATATATGTACAGCCGCCCTCTTGGAAGTTTTATGTACAGAGGAGGAATTGAAGTGCTTCTCTGTCTTTTGTTATTCGCAATGGTTTATTTCATTGCTTAACGTCTATGCTGACGCTGAATTAAGGTGAAGTTGTCTCCCACACACCTACCGACTAAATCCAAATGAATACGAAAggcgtacacacacacacacacacgcacagacacaaGCGATGACAAAAACGGAATGAATATACAAAACGTAAGCGGAATACGCGAAAATACTGATTAACTTGCACTTTGTTTATGCGTATGTACTTGCACTACAACATATTAAttacattattaataaattacataaaaacactcatttgttgctgcctcgCTCAGgcagaacacacaaaaataacaCGGAAAAACACAAAACGGAATGCAACAAGCTAAcaaccagtgtgaccgcggatctACCGTCTGAACCTCTGGAATATACCGAAAAGTACCGTctcattttttatatataccgtgaatatgtttaaaaaaaaacacttatttttatttattaaaaataaaggTAACCgcagtttaatttttttgagatcattcttttctttcttgctTAGTCTTAATAAAATAATCAGTATTTTCCTTTATATA
The sequence above is a segment of the Drosophila pseudoobscura strain MV-25-SWS-2005 chromosome X, UCI_Dpse_MV25, whole genome shotgun sequence genome. Coding sequences within it:
- the Pi3K68D gene encoding uncharacterized protein Pi3K68D isoform X2; this translates as MSNQGQTDYDRQFQDDLAKATALSLEQQALDDYRRHKKYGTGYHSGVPSGASGRDYYAQQRSQSVTHRRHSEVHTTAAAASNVERSRTPPAQVSENDLICFASPTSKQPESGTTFDRLIEDLQRMQPPSSHSQALVPMGPVAAATASVPAQYGYHQPQPQHQAQPQPPPYGIVGTAGGMQLVPYQNAAHAQQRPLSNEELQRLYSMPNQMAVQPVQAVPTAYLYYPGAVVAPYTAPIVPGSAAFMPPQYPQSHGFGFGPVYQGASTHMDLGRPQSTPAAVPASSLSSLSSHHPSSNPVSNPEANGVNIKPRRPVPLNTSASTNSNGQQQPPKRTGNDLIDLNQEDYSRVSVLEAFDPLLNENIVSQK